The sequence ATCGTGTACCCCCTCCTGCGGCGAGGGAATCCTTGAGAATCAGGCATTTGATACATAATCGGGCCGTCTTACCCGGACAGGAGTGATACGACCTATTGAACGCTGCCGGTGGTCATCGCTTTCGACGTTGACATCTTGCCGGCGGACCGCTCTACTTCTCCCAGCGAGGGAAGACCCGACATGCGTTTGGTTCAAACCACCGTCGCGTGGGCACTTGTGACCTGTCCGGCTGCAGCGACCGAGCCGGTAACGATGCAGTCGCCGGATGGAAAGATGTCTTTTTCGCTTTCAACCGGTCCTCAGGGCCCGGCCTTTGACTTGACGATGGACGGGCAGGCCTTGCCGTTCGACAGCCCTTACACGATCGGGTCGCTGTCAAAGCTCGGCGAGACGCTTATCGGCCCGCCAATGACGCCGGAGATGTCTTGCGGCGAGTGCATGGCGATTACTGAGGCACACCTTCAGGACCATGCCGGACTCTGTCTTGCGACGAGTCCGCGGATGCCCAAGACCCTGCTGACGCGGTTATCGACGCGAGGCAACGAGCGGGCCGTGGTTCGGGTGGCACCTTTCGAGACTCCTTGGCGCGCGATCCTCCTCGGCTGCCGGGCGGGCGATCATCGAGCACCACGGCGAGAAGGGCGTTGGCGTCTGGTTGTGGCTGAGGTGGAGTCACTGCGATGCGGAGATGGCCAAGGCCTTTCCGCTCCACGAGGAAAGGGGCATTGCCGGCATCAAAGTCGACTTCATTAATCGCGACGTCCGGTGGATGGTGAACCGGTGTCGTTCCAGGCGGGATTCGCAGGCCTGGTGAGACCACCCGGCTCATCGCCAAAGGGTTGTCAGATACCGCCCTTGGTTGGCAGAGATGTGTTTCTCGATTGGCAAGCGCCTCAAGAGTAGAATGGCGTTTTGCCTGCGAGCTGGACGGGCCATCCGTACCGCCCGCGGCTCTGGGGTCATGAAACATGGCCGGCTTGATGGACTGGCTCAACTCTCATCCGCTGGTGTTGCCGCTGTTCATCTTCTTCGCGCGGATCACGGATGTGTCGATTGGCACGTTGCGGACCATCTGCATTGTGCGCGGCTTTCGGTACCTGGCGCCGATACTCGGCTTCTTTGAGGTCGCGATCTGGATCATCGCGGTCTCGGGCGTCTTCAGCCATCTGGACCGTTGGTACAATATTGTGGCTTATGCCGGTGGTTTTGCCGCGGGCAATGCGGTGGGCATGTACATTGAGCAACAACTGGCCATCGGCATGCAGGCGATTCGTATCATCTCGCCGGGCCATAGTGCGGCGGTTGCCGCCGGTTTGCGCCTCGCGGGTTATGGTGTCACCGAGATCAAGGGCCGCGGCCTGAATGGCGAGGTGTCCATCTGTTTCGTGGTCGTTCCTCGCAAGGAAACCCCCGTGGTGCTTCGGGTGGCACGAAGCATCGATCCCGACGCATTCAGTACGGTTGAAGACGTCTCTTCGGCCGTCGGGCGGGTCTACCGCGACGAGGTCCGCAAACGTGGATGGCGAAACCTGTTGAAACGCAAGTAGTAAATGTTGCGGGTATGCCTTCGTAACCCGGCCGGGGTGGAGGCTCGCCGCCAGGGCCGCGTCTTCCGCAAGTAATCGGTCAATTGGCAGCCTGTGTCGTCGATGGTGTCAGCGCGAGGATCGGGGTGGCGCCGAGTCCGCCGCGTCCCGGGGCGATTTCCATTGCAGATACCACGGCTTCAGCGTCGTTGACGCCGCGGAAACGGACCTCGATCACCCCGTGGTTTGGGCGGATATCATCAAACACGAGGTCAACCGCACGGTTCAGGCCGTCCCAGATCGGCCTGTTGTTTGCGGTGAAGGCGACGGACGCCGGCCGTCCTGTGGCTGTAGCCGCGATGTCCAGATTGCGAAGCATCGGGCGGCCGTTAATGTCGATGCTCATCAAACGAGTCTCTGGGGTCACCCATCTGGACTCCATCAGTTTCAAGCGGACGTGATAGTCACCCGGCCCGACGGTCACATAGGCGGTGAAGTCCCGGCCGTGCATGCCGTGTCGATACAAAACCGGATCGGCAGTACCGGCAACTGTCAGTCGTCGCGGCGTTGTGTACCAGCAGGCCTCGACGGGATCGGTCAGTTCGCCCACACGAATGACCGCCTCGGTGGCAGGCCGCCACGAGCGGCCCTGTGAATCGACATAGTCCTCACGGCCAGGATAACCGAATACCCATCGCTGCGCGTCGGTCGGACCGCCTCCTTCGCCGAAACCCGCATCGCCGGTCGCCGCGGAGAACTGGACTGCGTCGGCGGTGACGTCGGCGCCATTCGAGCGAGGATTGCCCTTCCCGAATGCGACGATTCTGATCGTATGCCGATCGTTGCTCAGGCCGCTCTTGTGGTACAACACCTGCTGCCGAAGAACATATGGGTTCCAGCAGTCAATCCCGCAGAGCTGCTTGACGTCATCAATGTAAACGTTGGCCAGGCCGCCGTTGGGGCTCACCGCCCCGATCAGACGGAACTGGTTGCCCTCGAACGTGAACGAGAGCTCTGCGCCGGCCTCCGCGGTGAGACGGACCGCGCCGCCGAAATGCCCGGCCAGACTCGCCTCGTCCCACCTGCCGGAGAATGACATCGTGCGTTCGTCGCTCTGTTGTTGCGGATCATCACCCTCGATTATCACCGTCCTGCTGCCGTCGTGTCGAATCGTGACGATGCAGTCGCCGTTGTTCAGCGGCCGGGCAGCATAGCCATTTCCGTCGAGCGAAGGCGATTCAGAAAGCGGCTTGCCGTCGGCCAGGATCCGCGTCGGGCGAAACGCCAGCCGAAGAACATCTTCCGTCCCTGCAGGAGCATCGAAGGTGGTGTACTCGATCCGGCCGTCGCCGTAGATTACTTTCGACACAACCGACGTGCTCCGCATGATGTGGTTCTCGCGGTGGGGACCGAGTACATCCGGCAGCCACGCCATGGCATCCAGAACATAAGCCAGCGGCAGCGGGTGCGCGATTTGCAGCCAATTTCCGGCGACGACGTTACCGCCCTCCATACCGTCCTCGACCACGCCGGTTTCATGGGCATCGTACGTTGCCAGAATGAACTGTCGCCGGGCCAGCTCGCGTGCCCATTCGCTGTCGGCCCGAACGCCGTACTCCGCAAACGCGGCCCCAACCTGCATCGGCGGGTACGACAGCGAACGCCCGCAACATTGAGCCCCCTCCGGATACGCCCAGGCTCCGCTGTAGACGTCTCCGTTCGACTCGGGGGCCACGCACGCACGCTGCAGGAACAGCGACATGATGTTCCGGGCATCAACCCGCCAGTTCCGGAAGACATCCGGCACGGCCATCAGGTATCTTGGAACCATCTCCGACAACGTCTCGCTCTGCACGGGGTGAGACCAGTCCCAGTAATCCCGGCCAAAAGCGTCGTTTTCGAGCCATCGCGGCAGCAGCACGTCCCGAAGGTACGCCCGGCCGGCATCGCGAGCTTCGATCAGG comes from Phycisphaerae bacterium and encodes:
- a CDS encoding malectin domain-containing carbohydrate-binding protein, with amino-acid sequence MIAPWYKGLNGQCDFRVRVAAETLKRYPWATNPKTGLPAPDYIYNGRWEIKPDGTIRPRKLEDWGNGDLAQRGAYAMIGWVDYYRYSGDPSAIAQISMIADVLLNHCQTTDDHPWPRFLISVPNQGTPYGECNPQGMIQLDLVALFGLGLVRGYQITGNREWLDTAGHWADLLAAKRGHEPGLSPWNRYANPEDVFWDDRQTGGVVVLLRLFDELIRVGYTGVNNALIEARDAGRAYLRDVLLPRWLENDAFGRDYWDWSHPVQSETLSEMVPRYLMAVPDVFRNWRVDARNIMSLFLQRACVAPESNGDVYSGAWAYPEGAQCCGRSLSYPPMQVGAAFAEYGVRADSEWARELARRQFILATYDAHETGVVEDGMEGGNVVAGNWLQIAHPLPLAYVLDAMAWLPDVLGPHRENHIMRSTSVVSKVIYGDGRIEYTTFDAPAGTEDVLRLAFRPTRILADGKPLSESPSLDGNGYAARPLNNGDCIVTIRHDGSRTVIIEGDDPQQQSDERTMSFSGRWDEASLAGHFGGAVRLTAEAGAELSFTFEGNQFRLIGAVSPNGGLANVYIDDVKQLCGIDCWNPYVLRQQVLYHKSGLSNDRHTIRIVAFGKGNPRSNGADVTADAVQFSAATGDAGFGEGGGPTDAQRWVFGYPGREDYVDSQGRSWRPATEAVIRVGELTDPVEACWYTTPRRLTVAGTADPVLYRHGMHGRDFTAYVTVGPGDYHVRLKLMESRWVTPETRLMSIDINGRPMLRNLDIAATATGRPASVAFTANNRPIWDGLNRAVDLVFDDIRPNHGVIEVRFRGVNDAEAVVSAMEIAPGRGGLGATPILALTPSTTQAAN
- a CDS encoding DUF2179 domain-containing protein, yielding MAGLMDWLNSHPLVLPLFIFFARITDVSIGTLRTICIVRGFRYLAPILGFFEVAIWIIAVSGVFSHLDRWYNIVAYAGGFAAGNAVGMYIEQQLAIGMQAIRIISPGHSAAVAAGLRLAGYGVTEIKGRGLNGEVSICFVVVPRKETPVVLRVARSIDPDAFSTVEDVSSAVGRVYRDEVRKRGWRNLLKRK